A region from the Bactrocera dorsalis isolate Fly_Bdor chromosome 1, ASM2337382v1, whole genome shotgun sequence genome encodes:
- the LOC125776304 gene encoding asparagine--tRNA ligase, cytoplasmic-like, with the protein MASESSEIPSIDGIYTSEETGSDENGKGTQDNPYKTILQAMRHAKVEPFPTIYVDSKDTKAESPYEVAAKSQLKKIQKIFAREGYKNADKQQREVEDAEKRMQNLEDARKIKIEEDPSLPAARRIRISHGEEYRGERIKIYGWVHRLRRQGKGLIFITLRDGTGFLQCVLTNRICQTYEALVLSTESSVLLYGVLKPVPDGQMAPGGHELHVDYWELIGLAPAGGAENILNEEAHPDVQLDNRHIMIRGENTSKILKIRSVVIQAFRSHFFDRGYNEVNPPTLVQTQVEGGSTLFKLQYFGEEAYLTQSSQLYLETCLPALGDVFTVAQSYRAEQSRTRRHLAEYTHIEAESPFITFDDLLDRLEDLVCDVVDRILKSPWGSIVRELNPEFKPPKKPFRRMNYADAIKWLKENNVTKDDGTFYEYGEDIPEAPERKMTDTINEPIMLCRFPLAIKSFYMARCPEDSNLTESVDVLLPNVGEIVGGSMRIYNYEELTLPIQQQQQPDGRG; encoded by the exons ATGGCATCTGAAAGTTCCGAAATTCCTTCCATTG ATGGAATTTATACATCTGAAGAAACTGGTAGTGATGAAAATGGTAAAGGTACACAAGACAACCCctataaaacaattttgcagGCTATGCGTCATGCAAAGGTTGAACCATTTCCCACAATATATGTAGATAGTAAAGATACAAAAGCTGAAAGCCCATATGAAGTTGCTGCCAAATCGCAGCTGAAGAAAATCCAGAAGATCTTTGCACGCGAAGGTTATAAGAATGCCGACAAACAACAACGTGAAGTCGAAGATGCTGAAAAGCGAATGCAAAACTTGGAAGATGCACGCAAAATTAAAATCGAGGAGGATCCAAGCCTACCCGCTGCACGTAGAATACGCATAAGTCACGGTGAGGAATATCGTGGTGAACGTATTAAGATTTATGGATGGGTTCATCGTTTGCGTCGTCAGGGAAAGGGTTTAATTTTCATAACCCTAAGAGATGGCACAGGATTTTTGCAGTGCGTACTCACTAATCGGATATGTCAAACTTATGAAGCACTTGTGTTAAGTACTGAGAGTTCAGTGCTCCTTTATGGTGTATTGAAGCCGGTACCTGATGGCCAAAtg gcACCAGGTGGTCATGAATTGCATGTAGATTATTGGGAATTAATTGGTTTGGCACCAGCAGGTGGGGCTGAAAATATTCTTAATGAGGAAGCACATCCTGACGTTCAACTGGACAATCGCCATATTATGATACGTGGTGAAAATACTTCAAAGATCTTGAAAATAAGATCAGTTGTTATTCAAGCTTTCCGTTCACACTTCTTTGATCGAGGTTATAATGAAGTCAATCCACCAACTTTGGTACAGACACAGGTCGAAGGAGGGTCAACACTTTtcaaattgcaatattttgg CGAAGAGGCCTATCTAACTCAAAGTTCTCAGCTGTATTTGGAGACTTGTCTGCCAGCACTTGGCGATGTATTCACTGTTGCCCAGAGTTATCGCGCAGAACAAAGTAGAACGCGTCGTCATTTGGCCGAATATACACACATAGAAGCCGAAAGTCCATTTATCACCTTTGATGATCTGTTAGACCGTTTGGAGGATTTAGTGTGCGATGTGGTTGATCGTATTTTAAAATCACCGTGGGGCTCCATCGTTCGTGAACTTAACCCTGAATTTAAACCGCCCAAGAAACCTTTCCGGCGCATGAATTATGCTGATGCCATCAAATGGTTAAAGGAGAACAACGTAACTAAGGACGATGGCACATTCTACGAATATGGCGAG GATATACCAGAGGCGCCCGAGCGTAAAATGACTGATACCATAAATGAACCAATTATGTTATGTCGCTTTCCACTTGCTATAAAATCTTTCTATATGGCAAGATGTCCCGAAGATAGCAACTTAACGGAGAGTGTTGACGTACTTTTACCGAATGTTGGCGAAATTGTTGGCGGTTCCATGAGGATTTATAACTATGAGGAGCT AACTCTGccgatacaacaacaacaacagccagaTGGACGTGGCTAA
- the LOC125776310 gene encoding uncharacterized protein LOC125776310: protein MVMIPVRISKVVITKHLTIDYDSVLACPNSKDQLKKQNESPYELSELVQDINYPYFEENKLPRSRQCILRYCDLHMPKIQEMIEKIPSPRTGAICNEKTGWIPVGFDMQVRQIMSNCIKELLRNHYRKGQTHVELDSVDNAVR, encoded by the exons ATGGTTATGATCCCCGTAAGGATTTCAAAAGTCGTTATTACCAAACATTTGACTATCGACTACGATTCCGTTCTGGCATGTCCGAATTC GAAGGATCAACTGAAAAAGCAAAATGAGAGTCCATACGAACTTAGCGAATTGGTGCAAGATATAAATTATCCATACTTCGAAGAAAACAAATTACCACGCTCTCGGCAATGTATTTTAAGA tattgtGATTTACATATGCCGAAAATTCAAGAGATGATCGAGAAGATACCGTCACCGCGCACTGGTGCAATATGTAATGAGAAAACGGGCTGGATACCGGTAGGCTTTGACATGCAAGTTCGTCAGATTATGAGTAATTGCATTAAAGAATTATTACGAAATCATTATCGCAAAGGTCAGACGCATGTTGAACTGGACTCAGTAGATAATGCGGTTCGTTAA
- the LOC105222249 gene encoding asparagine--tRNA ligase, cytoplasmic, with translation MASESSEIPSIDGIYTSEKTGSDENGKGTQDNPYKTILQAMRHAKVEPFPTIYVDSKDPKAESPYEVAAKSQLKKIQKIFAREGYKNADKQQREVEDAEKRMQNLEDARKIKIEEDPSLPAARRIRISHGEEYRGERIKIYGWVHRLRRQGKGLIFITLRDGTGFLQCVLTNRLCQTYEALVLSTESSVLLYGVLKPVPDGKMAPGGHELHVDYWELIGLAPAGGAENILNEEAHPDVQLDNRHIMIRGENTSKILKIRSVVMQAFRSHFFDRGYNEVNPPTLVQTQVEGGSTLFKLQYFGEEAYLTQSSQLYLETCLPALGDVFTVAQSYRAEQSRTRRHLAEYTHIEAESPFITFDDLLDRLEDLVCDVVDRILKSPWGSIVHELNPEFKPPKKPFRRMNYADAIKWLKENNVTKDDGTFYEYGEDIPEAPERKMTDTINEPIMLCRFPLAIKSFYMARCPEDSNLTESVDVLLPNVGEIVGGSMRIYNYEELLEGYKREGIDPTPYYWYTDQRIYGTQPHGGYGLGLERFLCWLLNRYHIREVCLYPRFLDRCKP, from the exons ATGGCATCTGAAAGTTCCGAAATTCCTTCCATTG ATGGAATTTATACATCTGAAAAAACTGGTAGTGATGAAAATGGTAAAGGTACACAAGACAACCCctataaaacaattttgcagGCTATGCGTCATGCAAAGGTTGAACCATTTCCCACAATATACGTAGATAGTAAAGATCCAAAAGCTGAAAGCCCATATGAAGTTGCTGCCAAATCGCAGCTGAAGAAAATCCAGAAGATCTTTGCACGCGAAGGTTATAAGAATGCCGACAAACAACAACGTGAAGTCGAAGATGCTGAAAAGCGAATGCAAAACTTGGAAGATGCACGCAAAATTAAAATCGAGGAGGATCCCAGCCTACCCGCTGCACGTAGAATACGCATAAGTCACGGTGAGGAATATCGTGGTGAACGTATTAAGATTTATGGATGGGTTCATCGTTTGCGTCGTCAGGGAAAGGGTTTAATTTTCATAACCCTAAGAGATGGCACAGGATTTTTGCAGTGCGTACTCACTAATCGGCTTTGTCAAACTTATGAAGCACTTGTGTTAAGTACTGAGAGTTCAGTGCTCCTTTATGGTGTATTGAAGCCGGTACCTGATGGGAAAAtg gcACCAGGTGGTCATGAATTGCATGTAGATTATTGGGAATTAATTGGTTTGGCACCAGCAGGTGGGGCTGAAAATATTCTTAATGAGGAAGCACATCCTGACGTTCAACTGGACAATCGCCATATTATGATACGTGgtgaaaatacttcaaaaattttgaaaataagatCAGTTGTTATGCAAGCTTTCCGTTCACACTTCTTTGATCGGGGTTATAATGAAGTCAATCCACCAACTTTGGTACAGACACAGGTCGAAGGAGGGTCAACACTTTtcaaattgcaatattttgg CGAAGAGGCCTATCTAACTCAAAGTTCTCAGCTGTATTTGGAGACTTGTCTGCCAGCACTTGGCGATGTATTCACTGTTGCCCAGAGTTATCGCGCAGAACAAAGTAGAACGCGTCGTCATTTGGCCGAATATACACACATAGAAGCCGAAAGTCCATTTATCACCTTTGATGATCTGTTAGACCGTTTGGAGGATTTAGTGTGCGATGTGGTTGATCGTATTTTAAAATCACCGTGGGGCTCCATCGTTCATGAACTTAACCCTGAATTTAAACCGCCCAAGAAACCTTTCCGGCGCATGAATTATGCAGATGCCATCAAATGGTTAAAGGAGAACAACGTAACTAAGGACGATGGCACATTCTACGAATATGGCGAG GATATACCAGAGGCGCCCGAGCGTAAAATGACTGATACCATAAATGAACCAATTATGTTATGCCGCTTTCCACTTGCTATAAAATCTTTCTATATGGCAAGATGTCCCGAAGATAGCAACTTAACGGAGAGTGTTGATGTACTTTTACCGAATGTTGGCGAAATTGTTGGCGGTTCCATGAGGATTTATAACTATGAGGAGCTGCTTGAAGGTTATAAACGCGAGGGCATTGACCCAACTCCATATTACTGGTATACTGATCAACGTATATATGGCACACAACCGCATGGTGGATACGGTCTCGGCTTGGAACGTTTTCTTTGCTGGTTACTCAATCGCTATCATATTCGCGAAGTTTGTTTGTATCCACGTTTCCTTGATCGTTGCAAACCTTAA
- the LOC105222252 gene encoding pre-mRNA-splicing factor ATP-dependent RNA helicase DHX16, which translates to MSKVSKRAANSSSEEVDSEEEDRLKDLKERDEFTERLKKRDEGKVRKVLESSASRKAIEEAAKRLKLEHEDRDKILPQLRVQSRRKYLEKRKDDKVAELEADILDDEYLFDEKILTAREREEREYKKQLLQIAKEHEKARELERIQRYHIPQNLKKGEKEEYVEVDELEKQPNSEQKKWEAEQLASARFQFGSKDAKMKEEYELLLEDQIEFIQALTMDGSKEDSSKKSEISEAERKRMTIEETQKSLPVYPFKEDLIEAVKEHQILIIEGETGSGKTTQIPQYLVEAGFTKDNKKIGCTQPRRVAAMSVAARVAEEMGVKLGNEVGYSIRFEDCTSERTVLKYMTDGTLHREFLSEPDLASYSVMIIDEAHERTLHTDILFGLVKDIARFRPELKLLISSATLDADKFSKFFDDAPIFRIPGRRYPVDIFYTKAPEADYIDACCVSVLQIHATQPLGDILVFLTGQDEIETCQEVLQDRVKRLGSKIRELVIIPVYANLPSDMQAKIFEPTPPNARKVVLATNIAETSLTIDNIIYVIDPGFAKQNNFNSRTGMESLMVVPISKASANQRAGRAGRTAPGKCFRLYTAWAYKHELEDNTVPEIQRINLGNAVLMLKALGINDLIHFDFLDPPPHETLVLALEQLYALGALNHHGELTKLGRRMAEFPVDPMMGKMLLASEKYKCSEELVSIAAMLSVNSAIFYRPKDKIIHADTARKNFNHMHGDHLSLLQVYNQWVDTDYSTQWCYENFIQYRSMKRARDVREQLVGLMQRVEIDMVSCMPETVNVRKAVTAGYFYHVAKLSKSGNYKTIKHNQTVLIHPNSSLFEELPRWVLYHELVFTTKEYMRQVIEIDSKWLLEVAPHYYKAKELEDSTNKKMPKVTGRAVMT; encoded by the exons ATGTCAAAAGTCAGCAAAAGGGCTGCTAACTCAAGTTCGGAAGAAGTGGACAGTGAGGAAGAAGACCGCTTAAAAGATCTTAAAGAGCGTGATGAATTTACTGAGCGACTTAAGAAACGCGATGAGGGCAAGGTGCGAAAGGTATTGGAATCCAGTGCTAGTCGGAAAGCTATTGAAGAAGCTGCTAAGCGACTGAAGCTTGAGCACGAAGATCGGGATAAAATTCTACCACAGCTACGAGTGCAATCTCGTCGAAAGTATCTTGAAAAACGAAAGGATGATAAAGTGGCCGAACTTGAAGCAGATATTTTGGATGATGAATATTTGTTTGACGAAAAGAT tTTGACTGCAAGAGAACGAGAGGAACGTGAATACAAGAAGCAGTTGTTACAAATTGCAAAGGAACATGAAAAAGCGCGAGAATTGGAGCGAATCCAGCGATATCATATACCACAAAACCTAAAAAAGGGCGAAAAAG AAGAATATGTGGAAGTTGATGAGCTGGAAAAACAACCTAATTCGGAACAGAAAAAATGGGAAGCCGAACAGTTGGCATCTGCACGTTTTCAATTTGGTTCGAAAGATgcaaaaatgaaagaagaatATGAACTTCTACTTGAAGATCAAATTGAGTTCATACAAGCTCTTACAATGGATGGCTCGAAAGAGGACTCTTCAAAAAAGTCCGAAATTTCTGAAGCAGAGAGAAAGCGAATGACAATAGAGGAAACACAAAAATCCTTACCAGTTTATCCATTCAAAGAAGATTTAATAGAAGCTGTGAAAGAACACCAg ATTCTAATTATAGAAGGTGAAACTGGTTCCGGCAAAACAACACAAATTCCACAGTACTTGGTAGAAGCTGGCTTCACCaaagataataagaaaattggCTGCACGCAGCCTAGACGTGTGGCTGCTATGTCTGTAGCTGCACGTGTTGCTGAAGAAATGGGAGTTAAATTAGGAAATGAAGTTGGTTATAGTATTCGGTTCGAAGATTGTACTTCAG AACGTACTGTACTCAAGTACATGACCGATGGTACTTTACACAGAGAGTTCTTATCAGAACCGGATCTGGCATCCTACAGTGTTATGATCATTGACGAAGCTCACGAACGTACTCTACATACAGATATATTATTCGGACTTGTCAAAGATATAGCACGCTTTCGACCGGAACTGAAGCTACTTATATCCAGCGCAACGTTAGATGCTGataagttttctaaatttttcgaTGATGCGCCAATTTTTCGCATTCCTGGACGACGTTATCCG GTGGATATATTTTATACGAAAGCACCAGAAGCTGACTATATTGATGCTTGTTGCGTTTCAGTTTTACAAATACATGCCACACAGCCACTTGGTGATATTTTGGTATTTCTCACGGGGCAAGATGAGATAGAAACATGTCAGGAAGTTTTACAAGATCGTGTAAAACGACTAGGTTCGAAGATACGAGAGCTTgttattataccagtttatgctAATTTGCCAAGTGATATGCAggcaaaaatttttgaaccTACACCACCCAATGCCAGAAAGGTTGTATTGGCAACAAATATAGCGGAGACTTCGTTAACAATTGACAATATAATTTACGTGATAGATCCTGGATTCGCCaagcaaaataatttcaattcacGCACTGGCATGGAATCTTTAATGGTTGTGCCAATTTCAAAGGCGTCAGCGAATCAACGCGCTGGCCGCGCTGGACGTACAGCTCCAGGAAAATGTTTCCGGCTTTATACCGCTTGGGCTTACAAACACGAACTAGAGGATAACACTGTACCTGAGATTCAGCGTATTAACCTTGGCAATGCCGTGCTTATGCTGAAAGCTCTAGGTATAAATGATCTCATACACTTTGACTTCTTAGACCCGCCTCCACACGAGACGTTGGTCCTAGCTTTGGAACAGCTGTATGCATTGGGTGCGTTAAATCATCATGGAGAATTGACAAAGTTGGGTAGACGCATGGCAGAGTTTCCGGTTGATCCAATGATGGGAAAAATGTTATTAGCAAGTGAAaa gtACAAATGCTCGGAAGAATTGGTGTCTATTGCAGCGATGCTTTCTGTGAATAGTGCAATCTTCTACCGACCAAAAGATAAAATTATACATGCGGATACAGCTCGAAAGAATTTTAATCACATGCATGGTGATCATTTGAGTTTGTTGCAGGTTTACAATCAGTGGGTTGATACGGATTATAGCACACAGTGGTGTTACGAGAACTTTATACAGTATAGATCTATGAAAAGAGCACGAGACGTACGTGAGCAACTCGTGGGTTTAATGCAGCGTGTAGAAATTGATATGGTCTCATGTATGCCTGAGACGGTAAATGTAAGAAAAGCAGTTACAGCTGGATATTTTTACCATGTTGCGAAATTATCAAAAAGTGGCAATTATAAGACTATTAAACATAATCAAACGGTATTGATCCATCCAAATTCCTCGCTTTTTGAAGAACTACCCAGATGGGTACTATACCATGAACTCGTATTTACCACGAAGGAGTACATGCGACAAGTAATCGAAATTGACAGCAAGTGGTTGTTAGAAGTGGCACCACACTACTACAAAGCTAAGGAACTTGAAGATTCGACCAATAAAAAGATGCCCAAAGTCACCGGACGTGCTGTCATGACATGA
- the LOC105222253 gene encoding protein l(2)37Cc: protein MAAQFFNRIGQLGLGVAVLGGVVNSALYNVDGGHRAVIFDRFTGVQQDVVGEGTHFFIPWVQRPIIYDIRSQPRNVPVITGSKDLQNVNITLRILYRPIPDQLPKIYTILGQDYDERVLPSIAPEVLKAVVAQFDAGELITQREMVSQRVSEELTERAKQFGFILDDISLTHLTFGREFTQAVEMKQVAQQEAEKARFVVEKAEQQKLASIISAEGDASAADLLAKAFGEAGDGLVELRRIEAAEDIAYQLSRSRGVAYLPGGQNTLLNLPASLAQ, encoded by the exons ATGGCTGCACAATTTTTCAATCGTATTGGTCAATTAGGCCTTGGTGTTGCTGTCCTAGGCGGAGTTGTGAATTCGGCGTTATATAATGTTGATGGTGGACACCGTGCTGTCATATTTGATCGTTTTACCGGCGTGCAACAAGATGTTGTAGGCGAAGGCACACATTTCTTCATTCCATGGGTACAAAGGCCCATCATATATGACATTCGCTCACAGCCAAGAAATGTACCCGTCATCACTGGCAGTAAGGATTTACAAAATGTAAACATCACATTACGTATCCTCTACCGTCCAATTCCGGACCAATTGCCTAAAATTTACACGATTCTTGGTCAAGATTACGACGAAAGGGTGTTGCCATCAATTGCCCCTGAGGTGCTCAAGGCGGTTGTTGCTCAATTCGACGCTGGTGAATTGATTACCCAACGTGAG ATGGTATCTCAACGTGTATCAGAAGAACTCACTGAGCGTGCCAAACAGTTCGGTTTCATTCTTGATGATATCTCTCTCACACATTTGACCTTTGGCCGTGAATTTACTCAGGCTGTAGAAATGAAACAAGTTGCACAGCAGGAGGCTGAAAAGGCACGCTTCGTCGTAGAGAAGGCTgaacaacaaaaattggcttCCATTATATCTGCTGAGGGTGATGCTTCCGCTGCTGATCTGTTGGCTAAGGCCTTTGGTGAAGCTGGTGATGGTTTAGTGGAGTTGCGTCGTATCGAAGCAGCTGAAGATATTGCTTATCAACTATCGAGATCGCGTGGTGTTGCATACCTACCAGGTGGCCAAAATACCCTTCTCAATTTACCGGCATCTTTGGCGCAGTAA